In Peromyscus eremicus chromosome 2, PerEre_H2_v1, whole genome shotgun sequence, a single genomic region encodes these proteins:
- the Calml6 gene encoding LOW QUALITY PROTEIN: calmodulin-like protein 6 (The sequence of the model RefSeq protein was modified relative to this genomic sequence to represent the inferred CDS: inserted 3 bases in 3 codons; substituted 1 base at 1 genomic stop codon): MFDEEDNGKIAEWEQLTSLLGINFTESELASLGKDVDRGNKVFFNHDSFLVLLWIYSEKAHNREGKLRAXFDKETKNYIDWNILKEGLGPRGXVLMNVCETLSKTEAEXKEIDKDGTTDYEEFVAXMTGESFKLVQ, translated from the exons ATGTTTGATGAGGAGGACAATGGAAAGATCGCAGAGTGGGAGCAGCTCACGAGCCTGCTTGGAATCAACTTCACCGAGAGTGagctggcctccttgggcaaGGATGTGGACAGAGGCA ACAAAGTGTTCTTTAACCATGATAGCTTCCTGGTGCTGTTGTGGATTTACTCTGAGAAAGCCCACAACCGGGAGGGCAAGCTAAGGG GTTTTGACAAGGAGACCAAGAACTACATAGACTGGAACATACTCAAGGAGGGCCTTGGGCCTAGGGG ATAGGTGCTCATGAATGTGTGTGAGACCCTCAGTAAAACAGAGGCTG CCAAGGAGATTGACAAGGATGGAACCACTGACTATGAAG AGTTTGTAG AGATGACAGGAGAGTCCTTCAAGTTGGTCCAGTAA